From Pseudosulfitobacter sp. DSM 107133, a single genomic window includes:
- a CDS encoding ATPase, T2SS/T4P/T4SS family produces MDQASPASYLERYLDPFRDLLRRDDVVEIAINPDGKVWLEVAGDATMRHEGQTVDRTTALNMAQTIVGDAKARVSEKNPLVSGKVEYAGRPLRVQVAVPPAIDRGASITIRLFASGSVRDYAPAYLFGKAVSLDALRAEKMKNIASLADENLEAALQTLVEGRLNVLISGGTSTGKTTFARHLLTHVSERERLITIEDAFELFPGQPNTVALLADRGSGSQRSANALLQASLRMRPDRIIVGELRGAEALTYLEAINTGHGGSVSTIHAETAELAIDRLAIMVLQAGTPLTFAEVREYIRKSIDVIVQLGRAEGKRGITEFYLPGS; encoded by the coding sequence ATGGATCAGGCATCGCCAGCCTCATATCTCGAGCGCTATCTCGACCCGTTCCGCGACCTCTTGCGACGCGATGACGTGGTCGAGATCGCGATCAACCCGGACGGCAAGGTCTGGCTTGAGGTCGCAGGCGACGCCACCATGCGCCACGAAGGTCAGACCGTGGATCGGACCACAGCCCTCAACATGGCCCAGACCATCGTCGGCGATGCCAAGGCCCGCGTTTCTGAAAAGAACCCCCTCGTCTCCGGCAAGGTAGAATATGCAGGCCGTCCGCTTCGGGTCCAGGTCGCCGTACCGCCCGCCATCGATCGCGGTGCCTCGATCACCATCCGTCTCTTCGCCTCGGGCAGCGTCCGGGACTACGCCCCGGCCTATCTCTTCGGCAAGGCCGTGTCGCTGGACGCGCTCCGCGCCGAGAAAATGAAGAACATCGCCAGTCTGGCAGATGAGAACCTCGAAGCCGCGTTGCAGACCCTGGTCGAGGGGCGGCTCAACGTCCTGATCAGCGGTGGGACCTCGACCGGCAAAACCACTTTCGCCCGCCACCTTCTGACTCATGTCAGCGAACGCGAACGGCTGATCACCATCGAAGACGCCTTCGAGCTCTTCCCCGGTCAACCCAACACCGTCGCCCTCTTGGCCGACCGCGGTTCCGGCTCGCAACGTAGCGCCAACGCCCTTCTCCAGGCCTCCCTCCGAATGCGACCCGACCGGATCATCGTTGGCGAACTGCGCGGGGCCGAGGCCCTGACCTATCTCGAAGCCATCAACACCGGCCATGGCGGGTCGGTCTCTACAATCCACGCTGAAACCGCAGAACTCGCCATCGACCGGCTTGCGATCATGGTGCTGCAGGCTGGCACACCGCTGACCTTCGCCGAAGTGCGCGAATACATCCGGAAATCCATCGATGTGATCGTGCAGCTCGGCCGCGCCGAGGGCAAGCGAGGGATTACGGAGTTCTATCTGCCGGGGTCGTAA
- a CDS encoding type IV secretion system protein — MKKTVTSSSAPDRDAFEADFIYGPRRRERFAWFVAAAGVLVGVAGMVAGASLFPLKSTETFVVVVDKETGEMDRVAAVQALTLSESDAIIQANLVAYVDDRETYDLTDGEQRINSVLDRSDGDAARTLRDLWSSTNEDYPITVYGRDAKIEVVIKSVNQIERGVAQVRFTRTLRRPRDTRTVTRSYVATVGYDFQPETRQRLQDVWANPLGFVVTSYRVDAETLEN, encoded by the coding sequence TTGAAGAAGACTGTGACCAGTTCCTCCGCGCCTGACCGCGACGCCTTTGAGGCGGATTTCATCTACGGGCCCAGGCGGCGCGAGCGCTTCGCCTGGTTCGTCGCCGCGGCAGGCGTGCTAGTCGGCGTGGCCGGCATGGTCGCGGGCGCGAGCCTCTTTCCGCTCAAATCCACCGAGACCTTCGTTGTCGTGGTCGACAAGGAAACCGGCGAGATGGACCGGGTCGCCGCGGTCCAAGCGCTGACCCTTTCCGAGAGCGACGCCATCATCCAGGCCAATCTCGTGGCCTATGTCGACGATCGCGAGACCTACGACCTGACCGATGGCGAGCAACGCATCAACTCGGTGCTCGACCGCTCGGATGGTGACGCCGCCCGCACGCTGCGCGATCTCTGGTCCTCCACCAACGAGGACTACCCGATCACCGTCTATGGGCGCGATGCCAAGATCGAGGTGGTGATCAAGTCCGTGAACCAGATCGAGCGCGGCGTGGCCCAGGTCCGCTTCACCCGCACGCTCCGCCGTCCCCGCGACACCCGCACCGTCACCCGGTCCTATGTCGCCACTGTCGGCTACGACTTCCAACCCGAAACCCGCCAGCGCCTTCAGGACGTCTGGGCCAACCCCTTGGGCTTCGTGGTGACCTCCTACCGCGTCGACGCCGAGACCCTGGAGAACTGA
- a CDS encoding TrbI/VirB10 family protein produces the protein MADQTPPDLQNRLDQFSQRGKSKRRGNSLGVGALAAALALGGAGVAYFLATGLQEGDSALETSDVETFQDRRPGTGGRLEFPPDETEQRVNDALIAVEEALDVPAAPAPEPSAEVLAEIAKLREALAASQAARNSEIQSAVADLREAFDEQKAALEALIAEKEAELANLQRQTEARIEGLQAMLDAERAQREGLEAELDREGLIADQRLLEERRRQEEEQRQREAERVAEELLTAQIKSPAVVYADGPRGGQSGAAVADPAAAGTEGPVLSGNEAFLQSARPLEVQEATRLTHPERTLTQGSVIQAALQTAINSDLPGSVVAVVSEPVPAFSGDRILIPRGSRLFGQYRSGIEMHQKRILILWTRVLTPDGTSMEIAAVGGDQLGRSGLTGLVDTKFAERFGGAALISVIGAAPAVAAESANNETTSIVLGDVGSDLQDAVGSVIADQVSIAPTIYVDQGASVTVLVDRDVVIY, from the coding sequence ATGGCCGATCAAACCCCTCCCGACCTTCAGAACCGTCTCGACCAGTTCAGCCAGCGCGGCAAATCGAAACGCCGGGGCAACAGCCTCGGGGTCGGTGCCCTCGCCGCCGCCCTCGCCCTTGGCGGGGCCGGGGTCGCGTATTTCCTGGCCACCGGCCTGCAGGAGGGCGACAGCGCACTCGAGACCTCCGATGTTGAAACCTTCCAGGACCGCCGCCCCGGCACCGGTGGGCGGCTGGAGTTTCCACCCGATGAGACCGAACAACGGGTCAATGACGCGCTGATCGCCGTCGAAGAAGCGCTTGATGTGCCCGCCGCCCCTGCCCCCGAGCCGAGCGCCGAGGTGCTGGCCGAGATCGCCAAGCTCCGCGAGGCCCTTGCCGCCAGCCAGGCCGCCCGCAACTCGGAAATCCAGTCCGCCGTTGCCGACCTGCGCGAGGCCTTCGATGAGCAGAAGGCGGCCTTGGAAGCACTTATAGCGGAGAAGGAGGCAGAGCTTGCCAACCTGCAGCGCCAGACCGAGGCCCGCATCGAAGGTCTGCAGGCCATGCTCGATGCCGAACGGGCGCAGCGCGAGGGGCTCGAGGCTGAGCTCGATCGCGAGGGGCTGATCGCCGATCAGCGCCTACTCGAAGAACGCCGTCGTCAGGAAGAGGAACAGCGCCAGCGCGAGGCCGAGCGGGTCGCCGAGGAGCTTCTGACCGCGCAGATCAAATCCCCCGCCGTGGTCTATGCCGACGGTCCGCGCGGCGGCCAAAGTGGCGCGGCGGTGGCCGATCCTGCTGCCGCAGGCACCGAGGGGCCGGTCCTCTCGGGCAATGAGGCGTTCCTGCAGAGTGCGCGACCGCTCGAAGTGCAGGAGGCCACCCGCCTCACCCACCCCGAACGCACGTTGACCCAAGGGTCCGTCATCCAGGCCGCGCTCCAGACCGCCATCAACAGCGACCTGCCGGGCTCCGTTGTGGCGGTTGTCTCCGAACCGGTCCCGGCGTTTTCCGGGGACCGGATCCTGATCCCCCGGGGCTCCCGCCTTTTTGGCCAATACCGCTCTGGCATCGAGATGCACCAGAAACGCATCCTCATTCTCTGGACCCGCGTCCTGACACCGGACGGAACCTCAATGGAAATCGCCGCTGTTGGCGGGGACCAGCTTGGCCGGTCGGGCCTCACCGGCCTCGTCGACACCAAGTTCGCCGAGCGCTTCGGAGGTGCGGCGCTGATTTCCGTGATCGGGGCGGCACCGGCCGTGGCAGCCGAGAGCGCCAACAATGAAACCACCAGCATCGTTCTGGGCGATGTCGGCAGCGACCTGCAGGATGCCGTCGGCTCGGTCATCGCCGACCAGGTGTCGATCGCGCCGACGATCTATGTCGATCAGGGAGCCTCGGTCACCGTGCTCGTCGACCGGGATGTGGTGATTTATTGA
- a CDS encoding transglycosylase SLT domain-containing protein yields the protein MSRAAIISAGLCLGLSAMPAHAQGVPTQDNSAIGRAIARVTALAEDLGVQQDKDRTESTLADVQAGQLRVLEEMTAAITGPGFDIPALEGNADFGVAAVYPNTDASPMNSRLFGEGRETVEMMIVEVAGEFAGAPGVARAGLSATQWRCLFQALIKQESRFNVAAESPVGAYGLTQLMPGTASDLGVDRYDVKDNLRGGARYITTQLNRFGNIPHALAAYNAGPGRVIEYGGVPPFAETQGYVRNISKFYNEYLAVVGGADALGTLSPSDFALAEYASISEAGVYYAADSSATTEQVINRLRAIILQIDAQPNAKAAWELNTYAKAEIGRILNLRVRLMAANQQREAAYAQHLVADRLAERDFMQMGVPE from the coding sequence ATGAGCCGTGCCGCGATCATATCCGCCGGGCTCTGCCTCGGCCTCAGCGCCATGCCCGCCCATGCCCAGGGGGTGCCGACGCAGGACAATTCCGCGATCGGGCGCGCCATCGCGCGGGTGACGGCATTGGCTGAAGACCTCGGCGTCCAGCAGGACAAGGATCGGACAGAGTCCACGCTGGCGGACGTGCAGGCCGGCCAGCTCCGCGTCCTCGAGGAGATGACGGCGGCCATCACCGGGCCCGGCTTCGATATCCCCGCGCTCGAGGGCAATGCGGATTTCGGCGTGGCGGCGGTCTATCCAAATACCGATGCAAGCCCCATGAACAGCCGCCTCTTCGGCGAGGGCCGCGAGACGGTAGAGATGATGATCGTCGAGGTGGCGGGCGAATTCGCGGGCGCGCCCGGTGTGGCCCGGGCCGGGCTCTCGGCCACCCAGTGGCGCTGCCTCTTCCAGGCCCTGATCAAGCAGGAAAGCCGATTCAACGTTGCCGCCGAAAGCCCGGTCGGGGCCTATGGCCTCACCCAGCTCATGCCCGGCACTGCCTCCGACCTCGGCGTCGACCGCTATGACGTGAAAGACAACCTGCGCGGCGGCGCGCGCTACATCACCACGCAGCTCAACCGGTTCGGCAATATCCCCCATGCGCTCGCAGCCTATAACGCGGGGCCCGGTCGGGTCATCGAATACGGCGGCGTGCCGCCCTTTGCCGAAACTCAGGGCTACGTGCGCAACATCTCCAAGTTCTACAACGAATACCTCGCCGTGGTGGGCGGTGCCGATGCACTCGGCACGCTCTCGCCCTCGGATTTTGCGCTGGCTGAATATGCCAGCATCTCCGAGGCCGGCGTCTATTACGCCGCGGACAGCTCCGCCACCACCGAACAGGTCATCAACCGCCTCCGCGCGATCATCCTGCAGATCGATGCGCAGCCCAATGCCAAGGCGGCCTGGGAGCTCAACACCTACGCCAAGGCCGAGATCGGCCGCATCCTCAACCTTCGCGTCCGGCTGATGGCCGCCAACCAGCAGCGCGAGGCGGCCTATGCGCAGCACCTCGTCGCCGACCGTCTGGCCGAACGCGACTTCATGCAGATGGGAGTTCCCGAATGA
- a CDS encoding VirB3 family type IV secretion system protein has translation MAERSPLFLGLARPPKYLGLPVGYLVVLATGVVLPFIWTKSMVFFLIGLVAYPILWFVADREPHFFEVLHVSYGSVRPTKNRALHGGDSFGA, from the coding sequence ATGGCAGAACGATCCCCCCTCTTTCTGGGCCTCGCCCGTCCGCCCAAGTATCTGGGTCTCCCTGTCGGATACCTCGTGGTTCTGGCGACTGGGGTCGTTCTGCCGTTCATCTGGACGAAGTCGATGGTCTTTTTCCTGATCGGGCTCGTCGCCTACCCGATCCTCTGGTTCGTCGCCGACCGAGAGCCGCATTTTTTCGAGGTGCTGCACGTCTCCTATGGCTCGGTACGCCCGACAAAGAACCGGGCCCTGCACGGAGGCGACAGCTTTGGCGCTTGA
- a CDS encoding type IV secretion system protein B4 produces the protein MARYARQRTGPCTEATALALDAGTLSTHGTALLQAGSGEFARESYLAEHLPYFALADDDVMVLREGDLLATLRLDGLNPMTTEDARLDALKRAVAAIVAQTGNAFGFYIHRISVPQDLGMRPIEGDSFAAAIDARWQAHVKDLRPAKRQLYLSVIRRPDISARIPLLRALARKAWVKDRATRMQELNEVMGFFEVALSSANPVRLTRTGGEWLGYLNTLNAGSFSPIAFGQSALPLSHTLSNCRATFDGGVVTLTDAVTGQVKYGALFSMKTYPALTDVTLLDALDLPLDIVLTNSFSPIPNNIMAERIQRIIRQMYASDDAAVSLREQLGQAADDQEAGRIAFGDHHLSIAVYAPDRDTLERAAAQIKRVGQEIMSVIVRENMALKATYFAQSPGNFGYRARKTPISSINFADFAALHGSVEGRGPDQSPWGQTISVLPTVGTSGYRFNFHETGSPGKEPTVGHTLVLGRTGTGKTLTTAFLAAQAQRVGARLFFFDKDRGLEMAVRALGGRYNEIRAGVPTGLNPLMTETDERGRAWLSDWLVTLLTQGGTLTGEQSRHIQSAVTQNAHAGSALQKFSSFETLFQSLDDDGELQSRVAEWAPGGRYGWVFEAPEHGAGLELAADIIGFDMTEILDMTTERMAVLSYIFRQIERVVEDRRPTIIVLDEAWKLLDDPYFGARLENWLVTLRKMNCVVIMMTQYPSQLRDSRVGKTIVETVPTQILFPNDRATVSDYDFLRVNAKEAALLVQPTIGQRIALVRSAGDSVFVDADLSALGNLLPILGGGATGEARVPADWRANPDFWRHVI, from the coding sequence ATGGCTCGGTACGCCCGACAAAGAACCGGGCCCTGCACGGAGGCGACAGCTTTGGCGCTTGATGCAGGCACACTTTCCACTCACGGAACCGCTCTGCTCCAGGCCGGCAGCGGGGAGTTCGCGCGGGAGAGCTATCTCGCCGAACACCTGCCGTATTTTGCCCTCGCCGATGACGATGTCATGGTGCTGCGCGAGGGCGATCTCTTGGCGACCCTGCGCCTTGATGGTCTGAACCCGATGACCACTGAGGACGCCCGGCTCGATGCCCTGAAACGCGCGGTCGCGGCCATCGTCGCCCAGACCGGTAACGCCTTCGGCTTCTACATTCACCGGATCTCGGTCCCGCAGGATCTCGGCATGCGCCCCATCGAGGGTGACAGCTTCGCCGCCGCGATCGACGCCCGATGGCAGGCCCATGTCAAAGACCTGCGCCCGGCAAAGCGCCAGCTCTATCTCAGTGTCATCCGGCGGCCCGATATCTCGGCCCGCATCCCGCTCCTGCGAGCACTGGCCCGCAAGGCCTGGGTCAAGGACCGCGCGACACGGATGCAGGAACTGAACGAGGTCATGGGCTTCTTCGAGGTAGCGCTCTCCTCGGCCAACCCGGTCCGGCTGACCCGCACGGGCGGTGAATGGCTGGGCTATCTCAACACGCTGAACGCAGGCAGCTTCTCCCCCATCGCCTTCGGGCAAAGCGCCCTGCCCCTCTCGCACACCCTGAGCAATTGCCGCGCCACCTTTGACGGCGGTGTCGTCACCCTGACCGATGCCGTGACCGGTCAGGTCAAATACGGCGCGCTCTTTTCCATGAAGACCTATCCGGCCCTCACGGATGTCACGCTGCTCGATGCGCTCGACCTGCCGCTCGACATCGTGCTGACGAATTCTTTCAGCCCGATCCCGAACAACATCATGGCCGAACGCATTCAACGCATCATCCGTCAGATGTATGCCTCCGACGATGCTGCCGTCTCCCTGCGTGAACAGCTCGGCCAAGCCGCCGACGATCAGGAAGCGGGCCGCATTGCCTTTGGCGATCATCACCTCTCCATCGCGGTCTATGCGCCAGACCGCGACACGCTCGAACGCGCCGCCGCCCAGATCAAACGCGTCGGCCAGGAGATCATGTCGGTGATCGTGCGCGAAAACATGGCGCTGAAAGCCACCTACTTCGCGCAATCCCCCGGCAACTTCGGCTACCGGGCGCGCAAGACGCCGATCTCCTCGATCAATTTCGCGGATTTCGCCGCCCTTCACGGAAGCGTCGAGGGGCGTGGTCCTGACCAGTCGCCCTGGGGCCAGACGATCTCGGTCCTGCCGACGGTTGGCACCTCGGGCTATCGGTTTAATTTCCACGAGACGGGTAGCCCGGGCAAGGAACCGACCGTTGGCCATACCCTGGTTCTGGGGCGCACCGGCACCGGCAAGACGCTGACCACCGCTTTCCTCGCAGCGCAGGCACAGCGGGTCGGCGCCCGGCTCTTCTTCTTCGACAAGGATCGCGGCCTCGAGATGGCGGTGCGCGCCCTCGGCGGCCGCTACAACGAAATCCGCGCAGGCGTGCCGACAGGTCTGAACCCGCTGATGACCGAGACCGACGAGCGTGGTCGCGCCTGGCTCTCGGACTGGCTCGTGACACTTCTCACACAGGGTGGCACGCTGACCGGCGAGCAGTCGCGCCATATCCAGAGCGCCGTGACCCAGAACGCCCATGCCGGGAGCGCGCTCCAAAAGTTTTCCAGCTTCGAGACCCTGTTCCAGTCGCTCGATGACGATGGCGAGTTGCAGTCCCGCGTCGCCGAATGGGCCCCCGGCGGGCGTTATGGCTGGGTTTTTGAGGCGCCGGAGCACGGGGCCGGCCTTGAATTGGCTGCTGACATCATCGGGTTCGACATGACCGAGATTCTCGACATGACGACCGAGCGCATGGCGGTGCTTTCCTACATCTTCCGCCAGATCGAACGCGTGGTCGAGGATCGCCGTCCCACCATCATCGTGCTCGACGAGGCCTGGAAGCTCCTTGACGATCCCTACTTCGGGGCGCGGCTGGAAAACTGGCTGGTCACACTTCGGAAGATGAATTGCGTCGTGATCATGATGACGCAATATCCGAGCCAGCTGCGCGACAGCCGCGTCGGCAAGACCATCGTCGAGACGGTGCCAACCCAAATCCTCTTTCCCAACGACCGCGCCACCGTCTCGGATTACGACTTCCTGCGCGTGAACGCCAAGGAGGCCGCGCTCCTCGTCCAGCCCACCATTGGCCAGCGCATCGCGCTCGTTCGCTCGGCGGGTGACAGCGTCTTCGTCGACGCCGACCTCTCCGCCTTGGGCAACCTCCTTCCCATCCTTGGCGGCGGCGCCACGGGTGAGGCGCGTGTGCCTGCCGATTGGCGCGCCAATCCCGATTTCTGGAGACATGTGATATGA
- a CDS encoding type IV secretion system protein → MRHLLLTAAAVTALGLSGPATAQGVPTFDGSQLGQLVAQLEHMAEDLNVQMQQLATMRLELETQLSQLTNLEAQLTSLIEGSGLGELFATVEEFRALRGKLVAPLNTAQSLASGDFLSGFNPGAELSASVERVLSGSGFTSERLSTLSGSDQPADNRIAASAGASAMLSVAAQESHEEAGQSLERLETMVGLIDDQDGLKAAVDLNTRVTAELGIILTQIWRLEAAQGVSAGQLGVVDAATLADERKFRSMAVDP, encoded by the coding sequence ATGAGACACCTTCTCCTGACCGCCGCCGCGGTCACCGCGCTCGGGCTCAGCGGGCCCGCCACGGCTCAGGGCGTGCCGACCTTCGATGGCTCGCAGCTTGGCCAACTCGTCGCCCAGCTCGAACACATGGCTGAGGATCTAAATGTCCAGATGCAGCAACTCGCCACCATGCGGCTGGAACTGGAAACCCAGCTGTCGCAGCTCACAAACCTTGAGGCGCAACTGACCTCGCTGATCGAGGGCAGCGGGTTGGGCGAGCTCTTCGCAACAGTCGAGGAATTCCGCGCGCTGCGCGGCAAGCTCGTGGCTCCTCTCAACACCGCGCAGTCCTTGGCCAGCGGCGATTTCCTCAGCGGCTTCAATCCCGGTGCGGAACTCTCGGCCTCCGTCGAGCGCGTGCTGTCGGGCAGCGGCTTCACCTCGGAGCGCCTGAGCACGCTCTCGGGATCGGATCAGCCCGCCGACAACCGCATAGCCGCCTCCGCCGGAGCCAGCGCCATGCTGTCCGTCGCGGCGCAGGAAAGCCACGAAGAGGCAGGCCAGAGCCTTGAACGGCTCGAAACCATGGTCGGGCTGATCGACGATCAGGACGGGCTGAAAGCCGCCGTCGATCTCAACACCCGCGTCACCGCCGAGCTGGGTATCATCCTGACTCAAATCTGGCGGCTGGAAGCGGCCCAGGGCGTCAGTGCCGGCCAGCTTGGCGTTGTCGATGCCGCGACCCTCGCGGATGAGCGCAAGTTCCGCTCGATGGCGGTGGATCCATGA
- a CDS encoding XRE family transcriptional regulator → MIGKRLKGARAASGLSLRALSDAMEKKVSAQAIGKYERNEDMPGSGVLLGLARALEVSVDFLLSDDELELEGVEFRKSASSSAKEIATIEAKTLNMVEKYLAIESLLNLSSQEWDAPHEAPYWVADVRDAEDAARNMRASWQLGHDPIPMLAELLEEHGIKVLSLDVDRIDGLAAKVRRKEHHSARVIMIKKKTWSERKRFSLAHELGHMVLKVAEGCDSERAANRFAGAFLVPAEVLRQEIGARRTDISIGELISLKDRFGVSIQALTYRCKDLDIINQATFARLFKVYKQRGWRDEPFEEPNSIPWEREEPDRFQRLCFRALSEGLIGLSRAAELLEIRVKELEERLNHMS, encoded by the coding sequence ATGATTGGCAAGCGACTCAAAGGAGCCCGGGCAGCATCTGGCCTCTCGCTCCGTGCACTTTCCGATGCCATGGAGAAAAAGGTGTCCGCTCAAGCCATAGGCAAGTACGAGCGCAATGAAGACATGCCCGGATCGGGCGTGCTGCTAGGTCTTGCCCGAGCACTCGAGGTCTCTGTGGATTTCCTGCTGAGCGATGACGAGCTTGAGTTGGAGGGCGTGGAGTTTCGCAAGTCAGCCAGCTCGTCAGCCAAGGAGATCGCGACGATCGAAGCCAAGACGCTCAATATGGTTGAAAAGTACCTCGCCATCGAAAGCTTGCTGAATCTTTCGAGCCAGGAATGGGATGCCCCACACGAAGCGCCCTACTGGGTGGCCGATGTTCGTGATGCCGAAGACGCGGCTCGCAACATGCGTGCTTCCTGGCAGCTGGGTCACGATCCGATCCCAATGCTTGCTGAACTCCTCGAGGAGCACGGGATCAAGGTGTTGTCTTTGGACGTTGATCGGATTGATGGCCTTGCGGCCAAAGTCCGTCGAAAAGAGCATCACTCTGCGCGGGTGATTATGATCAAGAAGAAGACCTGGTCTGAACGGAAGCGCTTCAGTTTAGCTCACGAACTGGGCCACATGGTTCTTAAGGTCGCTGAAGGATGTGATTCAGAACGCGCCGCAAATCGATTTGCTGGTGCATTTCTCGTTCCGGCAGAAGTGCTACGGCAGGAGATCGGTGCCCGCAGAACGGACATAAGCATTGGTGAGCTCATTAGTCTAAAGGATCGGTTTGGCGTCAGCATTCAAGCGCTGACGTATCGATGCAAGGATTTGGACATCATCAACCAGGCAACATTTGCGCGCCTGTTCAAGGTCTATAAGCAACGGGGTTGGCGCGATGAGCCGTTCGAGGAGCCGAATTCCATTCCTTGGGAACGAGAAGAGCCTGACCGCTTTCAGAGGCTGTGTTTTCGTGCCCTCTCCGAAGGGTTGATTGGGTTGTCTCGCGCGGCAGAACTTCTCGAAATACGAGTAAAAGAGCTGGAAGAACGGTTGAACCACATGTCATAG
- a CDS encoding type IV secretion system protein codes for MGVIRDILGQVDAAVNTVAQDGFVSSAASVGNVISAGATLLLVLLGINAVMQLRPLPFGTGFAFGIKVALVGIFAQSWDNFSVIYGIVTQVPDSIGASILALTGSGDEAGVYASLDNMVARITAYGDTIGDRAGWVFGAVLGAIFFVLSAVFAAVTAGIIAFARIVFALMIVIAPFMIVTSLFKPTQSLFEAWTRATIGYALMPVAAAGAAGIIVAIAEAIGDASADPGDVETVSLILPFLVILILSAGIMASVPYIASNLTGVVGIASNAVGLTGLARQGFVNTREYGTGATSRLVTGKSPHELNQMANTGVVKTGEMIRQSPGALLSAAKAFRKP; via the coding sequence ATGGGGGTCATTCGCGACATCCTCGGGCAGGTCGACGCCGCGGTGAACACCGTGGCGCAGGACGGCTTTGTCTCTTCCGCAGCCTCGGTCGGCAACGTCATCTCGGCGGGCGCGACACTGCTGCTCGTGCTTCTGGGAATCAACGCCGTGATGCAGCTGCGCCCCCTGCCCTTCGGCACCGGCTTTGCCTTCGGCATCAAGGTGGCACTTGTCGGGATATTCGCGCAGAGCTGGGACAATTTCAGCGTGATCTATGGCATCGTCACGCAGGTCCCCGACTCTATCGGCGCCTCCATCTTGGCCCTCACCGGGTCGGGCGACGAGGCCGGGGTTTACGCAAGCCTCGACAACATGGTCGCCCGCATCACCGCCTATGGCGACACGATCGGCGACCGCGCAGGCTGGGTTTTCGGCGCGGTCCTGGGCGCGATCTTCTTCGTCCTCTCTGCCGTCTTTGCCGCCGTCACCGCCGGGATCATCGCCTTTGCCCGCATCGTCTTCGCGCTGATGATCGTCATCGCCCCCTTCATGATCGTGACCTCGCTCTTCAAGCCCACCCAGTCGCTCTTCGAGGCCTGGACCCGCGCCACCATCGGCTATGCGCTCATGCCTGTCGCTGCCGCCGGGGCCGCGGGCATCATCGTCGCCATCGCCGAAGCGATTGGCGATGCCTCCGCCGATCCGGGCGATGTCGAAACCGTCAGCCTGATCCTACCCTTCCTCGTGATCCTGATCCTCAGCGCCGGGATCATGGCCTCGGTGCCCTACATCGCCTCCAACCTCACCGGTGTCGTGGGCATTGCGTCCAATGCCGTGGGTCTTACGGGCCTCGCGCGGCAGGGCTTCGTGAACACGCGGGAGTATGGCACGGGCGCGACCTCGCGCCTCGTCACCGGCAAGTCTCCGCACGAGCTGAACCAGATGGCCAATACAGGCGTGGTGAAGACCGGCGAGATGATCCGGCAAAGCCCTGGCGCGCTCCTCTCCGCCGCCAAGGCCTTCCGCAAACCCTGA
- a CDS encoding TrbG/VirB9 family P-type conjugative transfer protein gives MKSLPALLLALALPVAALAEATPQGGPLDIRIRTAVYNENQVYRIETDLRHSTTIHFGTGERFEAVIVGDTESFQVDPIPELGNVLTIKPHVAQTSTNMTVITNRRTYSFHLREGSIPNRTGMFFEVRFRYPDEERRAAGATQPKGFEAPRNYNYRVSGEGDFRPSHIYDDGRYTYFVFPENGRQPALFKADDQGRERTVNWTQQGNTVRVLGVNTYWTLRIGDEAICAWRDESAIYVSN, from the coding sequence ATGAAATCCCTGCCCGCGCTCCTCCTGGCGCTTGCCCTTCCTGTTGCCGCACTCGCCGAGGCCACGCCGCAAGGCGGCCCGCTCGATATCCGCATTCGCACCGCCGTCTATAACGAGAACCAGGTCTACCGGATCGAAACGGATCTTCGGCATTCGACCACGATCCATTTCGGGACGGGCGAGCGGTTTGAAGCAGTGATTGTCGGCGACACCGAAAGCTTTCAGGTCGATCCGATCCCCGAGCTTGGCAATGTACTGACCATCAAACCGCATGTTGCGCAGACCTCGACCAACATGACGGTGATCACCAACCGCCGCACCTATTCCTTCCACCTGCGCGAAGGCTCGATCCCGAACCGCACAGGCATGTTCTTCGAGGTGCGCTTCCGCTACCCCGATGAGGAACGCCGTGCGGCGGGTGCCACCCAACCGAAGGGGTTCGAGGCACCTCGCAACTACAACTACCGCGTCTCCGGCGAAGGGGATTTCCGCCCCAGCCATATCTACGACGACGGGCGCTACACGTATTTCGTCTTCCCGGAAAACGGTCGCCAGCCCGCCCTCTTCAAGGCCGATGACCAAGGCCGCGAGCGCACAGTCAACTGGACCCAGCAAGGCAACACCGTTCGCGTTCTCGGGGTGAACACCTATTGGACGCTGCGCATCGGCGACGAGGCGATCTGCGCCTGGCGCGACGAGAGCGCGATCTATGTGAGCAACTGA